The Akkermansia sp. N21116 genome includes a region encoding these proteins:
- a CDS encoding autotransporter domain-containing protein translates to MKLRLPLMLAAAVMACFSQMESFAANKFLDGVTTTINASNFDAMKADLGELCAGKNVSANMTEGITTNLTLDFAGKTWDKEIKGGNYLSGNYTSKVTSANLTFKAGTFSAAVFGTGNYTNSGGSYEVGSTNITVEGGTFSSRISLGGWSTASTGKPIEIGTANLIVTGGTFTGNNQGLYGLGRSAGSSKEHVQNVNFTIGAAPVFSATGFIISGGGYEPANAGTADHKKLTLDGTNNVDQFKTVLFKEWDEISVINGGNASIYSFDNSGNSNGTTVIKSGAGTLTLVNAMTSLTNGFTLQEGTLVANVAGALGTNGKLTVSGRGTIQGVSDAFKNITLQTGAYLTVGIDANLLAPTSLTTTGTASIQGNVAFAADSNIRLADLLTITGSVAFDGPATVNLVDFKGGSLVADREYELIRAGSLPGFNPSNLGLINYNLSGYVPTVWSTTGSISFKLTLLKTSLQWGGTGSIWSTSSGADWTIPGGGAAIYVDGSGVTFGDLAPGGISDVRITSNVAPAQVIVDAETTNYTFSGNGAIIGSTSLEKSGSGTLTINTANKYTGGTVISGGTVISNNLSGLGSGSISVSGTGAVKIGGDGTLANNITLKDAGSKLYLIGGGDIQLSSTVTGDGSMTVAMDSQDKVVTVDGSKNYAGGTTIEKGTLSISALDALGTGDITINGGKLLVNANGTFEYTILGGENDGGVLEFGKGVASATTNYNKGLTGNLALIYSGTSDLNIKTAALITGNNYTYTGGTWINSGRLVWGSGSQATTGAPTYRLGTGAISIANSATLYIHFGGTKGSYTDRVLVPNAINLANGSTLHVQDGMVDFTDTLHVDGSAKMTMNWSKQQVWLRKLSGDSLANLSLYGSTSEAGNPDFYIADSGTSGYAGTITVNGPTGGTAADTHRTELVLQTDQALNSATINLQGSANGPALLVLATENATIGGLDSNTTAKILRNGTQATTTLLAFNAPSLAEKSATLTINAKYGSKFNGTIGSKISLVKDGSGVLTINSSSAEFDGNLTLKNGSVFLGMSDSLGAMGTLNLTVAGGNQMQSTFGMSTTGSSYTVKTLNLQSGHLNISGIGTAGSLEVAADGLTFAGGTGIVMDIGSIQDQLNLNQSVDFGGQRFVLGLSCFNTQTGTNYTVMRTTGSFSNINDIELDFQSRGASGTLVLSGENNTIQVHMLTTGSSSELTWVGTSGNNQWITKGGVDNNTPWTGGAKGDNQFYQNDSVIFGSTGERNVEIVGNVVPNAIRVTGDGYVFGGTGSIIGKGTLYKEGSGDLTIKTDNSYTGGTVISGGRIILDARDALGSGPITFDGGSLVYGDGVGTDLSDRLYQGTGFVNVDINGNNVTWANSYESSFNKTYNISDSAGKDSKGSLTISNISSVANIISNGEGTNVVLQTSGELDSIGGNGDFTTNLTGKLTIGSIQGDAKTGIPAFTGNLTVGPVVGGGTTFCLTLDSANTATTRFGLNIQATNTGNGLDLSNAMNGKTLYLNKLEGTGVISFRENNDSKVQTTVDLLLTEDTTWSGRVYIGEANDNTHIINLTLTSGVPAGEKVPVFTIAGDNVSYWNNGELASGAGKLTISDGGYIKFIDGGVWGGNISISDSSTVEFAWDENRTYVGTLSGRGTVLYTGAGTLTINNSSVFTGTWNLESGTIVAGIDNVFSGGATVVINGGNLSLNDKTANCVVNWDHGDFTGYKNFKGSLTIDQLPDANGNYVHNAVMYKLPGFDGSKLTSVNVGVNSAIDEVSVISGIEGNVTLNYNGKGTTRFGVSSKMVGNTVAPPASNAALHVSSGSTVTINGNLTLDLTMEAENVLLNAYLASPRNDYYIRLVSGGLVYSGDTIFNANFGLFNDIYRGTKTMSDGSLQLIFAEETTRLVLHEGNQYRYDITSYGQIDAFTGVTLMGDSVLSINITQAPPNADGLIIRDLEAGSANALVKTGDSDANANSLISFEKKADQKSVFAGSILGKAQLAKIGDGLFHVGGDVSGSALTVKEGSMLIGGSLNVSGTTGLQEGTELTVQTRMDSNITTINNDAKLNLNGSENNVGNLTMAGKASMNLGLAANANVGMLTMTEESVITVNQGNLAVNGSVDLLGSIQGTGTLTVNDGVLTNPENIEAGQFLVNLKNGTSSMIVKTATMPDFRGLSGLGSVELQGSTLLISGDGGDYSGNIVGSGVIRKTGVGTQKITGNGNEMVAIEMGDAKDKTNTLILSNAYSTMNYRALSVGDAANNVANTLIVEGSLQTPETTVSKNGVLSIGNEKYENNPYPSLIKGQLTTDKLTMERGGTVSLAMDKAQIDTLAQTSSTILNVKEMHLPANGLTELNLNTLGSQFDWKGSEYTINLMTAESGLTEGSLSQIDVTMSGLLGNKNLEYFISGVTLKDGKTVQVKVVSSGRNGILRYANSNNSTQAAQALWAARYALNGGTTLSNIIDAVIAAETKYGMTADQATATLSAVAGSSVTALVGSQHDDLLQQVKWVRNRVAQMGLNPDVNYDSAPYVNAWVQANGGYGKLSSSGDKAGYTMDTWGATLGCDVDINSHLTVGGALTANRSNLSTSGYDNGSGDNDGTYFNLFLRGQKKAWGHTLIFTTGWNDATMNRTMNVPGLDPIHTQGSTSGSSFGLFYEATYDIKMNEEKGTILQPLASLGLYSTKMDGYTETGAGDASLKVDGQDATYGRAALGARLMGLIGDNIFGRDALGEVRVQVVQDFGDETNKATVSALGMPAVPMNIEGSKVGRTGLQFGAGLAIPVGQQSSVYGDVDCDIRSRQSGFSGNIGFRYTF, encoded by the coding sequence ATGAAACTCAGACTACCTCTCATGCTGGCAGCTGCCGTTATGGCCTGCTTCTCTCAAATGGAGTCCTTTGCCGCCAATAAATTTCTGGATGGCGTTACTACGACCATTAATGCCTCGAACTTTGACGCCATGAAGGCGGATCTGGGAGAGTTATGCGCAGGAAAAAATGTATCTGCCAATATGACGGAGGGCATTACCACCAATCTGACGCTGGACTTTGCCGGCAAGACGTGGGACAAGGAAATCAAGGGAGGTAACTATCTTTCCGGTAATTATACGTCCAAGGTCACATCGGCAAATTTGACTTTCAAAGCGGGTACGTTTTCTGCTGCCGTCTTCGGAACCGGGAACTATACGAATAGCGGTGGTTCCTACGAAGTGGGAAGTACGAATATTACTGTTGAGGGCGGGACTTTCTCTTCCCGTATTTCTCTCGGCGGCTGGAGTACAGCATCGACAGGCAAGCCGATAGAAATCGGAACCGCTAACTTGATTGTGACGGGGGGGACGTTTACCGGGAACAACCAGGGTCTATATGGTCTTGGTCGTTCGGCAGGTTCTTCCAAGGAACATGTTCAGAACGTTAATTTTACGATTGGTGCGGCACCGGTATTTTCCGCTACGGGATTCATCATTTCCGGAGGCGGATATGAACCCGCAAATGCCGGTACGGCCGACCATAAAAAGCTGACGCTTGACGGAACGAACAATGTGGACCAGTTTAAGACAGTTCTTTTCAAGGAGTGGGACGAAATCAGCGTGATCAATGGCGGTAACGCCTCGATATACTCTTTTGACAACAGTGGTAACAGCAACGGTACTACTGTCATCAAATCCGGTGCCGGCACCCTGACCCTCGTGAATGCCATGACGTCTTTGACGAACGGTTTCACCTTGCAGGAAGGGACTCTGGTTGCCAATGTGGCCGGTGCACTCGGTACGAACGGCAAGTTGACTGTCTCCGGACGCGGTACTATCCAAGGGGTATCGGATGCTTTCAAGAATATTACATTGCAAACCGGGGCCTATTTGACTGTCGGGATTGATGCAAATCTTCTCGCTCCGACTTCTTTGACGACGACGGGAACGGCGTCCATCCAGGGTAACGTTGCGTTTGCCGCCGATTCCAATATCAGGCTGGCCGATCTTTTGACTATCACCGGATCGGTGGCATTTGACGGTCCGGCGACTGTGAACCTCGTTGATTTCAAAGGTGGTAGTCTGGTTGCCGACCGAGAATACGAATTGATACGTGCCGGATCGTTGCCTGGTTTCAATCCCAGCAATCTGGGGCTGATCAATTACAACCTGAGCGGGTATGTTCCTACTGTGTGGAGTACGACAGGGAGCATTTCCTTCAAATTGACTTTGTTGAAGACTTCCCTTCAGTGGGGAGGGACTGGTTCTATTTGGAGTACTTCTTCCGGTGCCGATTGGACGATTCCCGGTGGTGGGGCTGCCATTTATGTGGATGGTTCCGGTGTAACGTTCGGCGATTTGGCCCCGGGAGGCATTTCCGATGTGAGAATTACGTCGAATGTGGCGCCTGCTCAAGTAATTGTCGATGCTGAAACGACGAATTACACGTTTAGCGGCAACGGAGCCATTATCGGATCGACAAGTCTTGAAAAGAGCGGCTCCGGAACATTGACGATCAATACTGCCAATAAATATACGGGAGGAACGGTGATTTCCGGCGGTACAGTGATCAGCAACAATCTTTCCGGACTGGGCTCGGGCAGTATCTCCGTCTCCGGGACGGGTGCTGTGAAGATCGGTGGAGACGGAACGTTGGCCAACAACATCACTCTTAAAGACGCCGGATCGAAGCTGTATCTCATCGGAGGTGGCGATATCCAGCTTTCCAGTACAGTGACGGGGGATGGTTCCATGACGGTCGCCATGGATTCCCAGGACAAGGTTGTCACGGTAGACGGATCCAAAAACTATGCGGGAGGGACAACGATTGAGAAAGGTACCCTTTCCATTTCGGCATTGGATGCTCTCGGGACGGGTGATATTACCATCAATGGCGGCAAGCTTCTCGTCAATGCCAACGGAACCTTCGAGTATACGATCCTCGGTGGAGAGAACGATGGAGGTGTCCTTGAATTCGGCAAGGGCGTTGCCAGTGCGACTACAAATTACAATAAAGGACTGACGGGAAACCTCGCTCTTATTTACAGTGGTACAAGCGATTTGAATATTAAGACGGCAGCATTGATCACAGGTAATAATTATACCTATACTGGCGGTACATGGATCAATTCCGGGCGCCTGGTGTGGGGATCTGGTTCTCAAGCTACGACTGGTGCTCCTACTTACAGGCTTGGTACGGGAGCGATTTCTATCGCGAACAGTGCTACTTTGTATATTCACTTTGGCGGAACGAAAGGTTCGTATACGGATCGTGTTCTGGTTCCCAATGCTATCAATCTGGCTAATGGATCAACGCTTCATGTCCAGGATGGCATGGTTGATTTTACAGATACACTCCATGTTGATGGCTCTGCAAAAATGACTATGAACTGGTCCAAACAGCAGGTGTGGCTGCGGAAGCTTTCTGGGGATTCCCTGGCAAACTTGAGTCTCTATGGATCAACCTCAGAAGCTGGCAACCCGGATTTCTATATAGCAGATAGTGGTACGAGCGGTTATGCCGGTACGATTACCGTGAATGGTCCTACGGGAGGAACGGCTGCTGATACTCATCGTACGGAACTTGTGTTGCAAACGGACCAAGCTCTTAATTCTGCAACGATCAATCTGCAAGGTTCCGCCAATGGACCGGCTTTGTTGGTTTTGGCTACGGAGAATGCAACGATCGGTGGGCTTGACAGCAATACGACAGCAAAAATTCTTCGTAATGGGACGCAGGCGACTACGACTCTGCTTGCCTTTAATGCTCCGTCTCTTGCGGAGAAATCAGCTACATTGACGATCAATGCCAAATACGGCAGTAAATTCAACGGTACGATCGGAAGCAAGATATCCCTTGTCAAGGATGGTTCCGGAGTGTTGACTATTAATAGTTCCAGCGCGGAGTTCGACGGAAATCTGACCCTTAAGAACGGTTCCGTGTTTTTGGGCATGTCCGATTCTCTCGGTGCCATGGGGACATTGAACCTGACGGTTGCTGGAGGTAACCAAATGCAGTCTACTTTCGGTATGTCAACAACCGGCAGTAGTTACACGGTGAAAACGTTGAATTTGCAGTCTGGTCATTTAAATATTTCCGGAATCGGTACGGCTGGTTCTCTGGAAGTTGCTGCAGACGGGCTGACTTTTGCGGGCGGAACCGGTATTGTTATGGACATCGGTTCAATTCAGGATCAGCTGAATTTGAATCAGAGCGTCGATTTTGGCGGTCAACGTTTTGTGCTCGGCCTTTCCTGTTTCAACACTCAAACAGGAACGAACTATACGGTCATGAGAACGACTGGCTCGTTTTCTAATATCAACGATATCGAGCTCGATTTTCAAAGCCGAGGAGCTAGCGGTACTTTGGTATTGTCTGGAGAGAATAATACAATCCAGGTACATATGCTGACAACGGGTTCGTCGTCGGAATTGACCTGGGTTGGTACGTCCGGGAATAACCAGTGGATCACGAAAGGGGGAGTAGATAACAATACACCATGGACCGGAGGGGCTAAGGGCGATAACCAATTTTACCAGAATGACAGTGTGATTTTTGGCTCCACTGGCGAAAGAAACGTTGAAATTGTTGGCAATGTCGTTCCGAACGCCATCCGAGTGACTGGCGACGGTTATGTTTTTGGTGGTACAGGATCGATCATTGGCAAGGGAACCCTTTACAAGGAAGGTTCCGGTGATTTGACGATCAAGACGGACAACTCCTACACTGGCGGTACGGTTATCAGCGGCGGTCGCATTATTCTAGATGCCCGTGACGCTCTTGGTTCCGGGCCTATTACGTTTGACGGCGGCTCTCTCGTTTACGGAGACGGGGTTGGTACGGACTTGTCCGACAGACTGTATCAGGGGACAGGGTTCGTGAATGTCGATATTAACGGTAATAACGTTACCTGGGCGAATTCGTACGAATCCAGTTTTAACAAGACGTACAATATTTCGGATTCTGCAGGGAAGGACAGCAAGGGATCTCTGACGATTTCTAATATCAGCAGCGTGGCCAACATTATTTCCAACGGCGAAGGAACTAATGTCGTCTTGCAAACTTCCGGAGAACTTGATTCCATTGGAGGTAACGGCGATTTTACGACGAATTTGACAGGTAAGCTGACCATCGGTTCAATCCAGGGGGATGCGAAGACGGGTATTCCTGCATTTACGGGGAATTTGACAGTCGGTCCCGTTGTAGGCGGCGGTACGACATTCTGTTTGACTCTGGACTCTGCAAACACGGCTACGACCCGTTTCGGTCTGAACATTCAGGCAACCAACACCGGAAACGGCTTGGATCTTTCCAATGCCATGAATGGGAAGACTCTTTACTTGAACAAACTCGAAGGTACCGGCGTTATTTCTTTCAGGGAAAATAATGATTCGAAAGTACAGACGACGGTCGACCTGTTGCTGACGGAAGATACGACATGGTCCGGGCGCGTCTATATCGGTGAAGCCAACGATAACACCCACATCATTAATCTGACTCTGACCAGTGGAGTGCCAGCCGGTGAAAAGGTGCCCGTCTTTACGATTGCCGGGGATAACGTTTCCTACTGGAACAACGGAGAATTAGCGTCCGGAGCCGGAAAATTGACAATTTCCGACGGGGGCTACATCAAGTTCATTGACGGTGGCGTCTGGGGAGGCAACATCAGTATTTCCGATTCCTCAACGGTCGAGTTCGCGTGGGATGAGAATCGTACATATGTCGGTACTCTTTCCGGTAGAGGTACAGTGTTGTATACCGGAGCCGGAACGTTGACGATTAACAATTCGTCGGTGTTTACCGGAACGTGGAATCTCGAATCCGGAACAATCGTCGCCGGCATTGACAATGTGTTCTCCGGAGGAGCCACTGTGGTGATTAACGGAGGCAATCTGAGTTTGAACGACAAGACCGCCAATTGCGTGGTCAATTGGGATCATGGCGATTTCACCGGCTACAAGAATTTCAAAGGTAGTTTGACGATTGACCAGCTTCCCGATGCTAATGGAAACTATGTTCATAACGCGGTCATGTATAAGTTGCCCGGGTTCGACGGGTCGAAGCTGACGTCGGTTAACGTAGGGGTTAACTCCGCTATCGATGAAGTTTCCGTCATTTCCGGTATTGAAGGCAATGTGACCTTGAATTACAACGGCAAGGGTACGACGCGTTTCGGCGTATCGTCCAAGATGGTAGGCAATACTGTCGCTCCTCCCGCTTCGAATGCGGCATTGCATGTTTCCTCCGGTTCTACCGTGACGATCAACGGCAACCTGACGCTTGACCTGACGATGGAAGCTGAAAACGTTCTACTCAATGCCTACCTGGCCAGCCCGCGCAACGATTACTATATTCGTCTTGTCTCCGGCGGCCTGGTGTACTCCGGCGATACGATCTTTAATGCGAACTTCGGCTTGTTCAACGACATTTACCGTGGAACCAAGACGATGTCCGATGGGTCTCTGCAGCTGATTTTTGCAGAAGAGACGACCCGCCTTGTGCTTCATGAAGGCAATCAGTACCGTTACGATATTACTTCCTATGGCCAGATCGATGCCTTTACGGGTGTGACGTTGATGGGAGATTCCGTTCTTTCCATCAATATTACGCAAGCTCCGCCCAATGCGGATGGCTTGATTATCCGCGATCTTGAAGCGGGTAGCGCAAATGCCCTGGTGAAGACGGGCGATTCCGATGCGAATGCCAATAGCTTGATTTCTTTCGAGAAAAAGGCTGATCAGAAGTCCGTATTTGCGGGTTCCATCCTTGGCAAGGCTCAACTTGCCAAAATCGGCGACGGGTTGTTCCATGTCGGTGGGGACGTCTCCGGTTCCGCGCTGACCGTGAAGGAAGGATCCATGTTGATAGGCGGTTCCCTGAATGTTTCCGGTACGACCGGCTTGCAGGAGGGTACGGAATTGACTGTTCAGACCCGCATGGATTCCAATATCACAACCATCAATAACGATGCCAAGCTGAATCTCAACGGCTCTGAAAACAATGTAGGCAACCTGACGATGGCAGGTAAGGCTTCCATGAATCTCGGTCTTGCCGCCAATGCGAATGTCGGCATGCTGACGATGACTGAGGAGTCTGTTATTACGGTGAACCAGGGTAATCTGGCCGTGAACGGATCCGTTGATCTGCTCGGTTCCATCCAAGGCACGGGTACGTTGACGGTTAACGATGGCGTGCTTACCAATCCTGAAAATATCGAAGCCGGGCAGTTCCTGGTGAATCTCAAGAACGGCACTTCCTCCATGATTGTGAAGACGGCTACGATGCCGGACTTCCGGGGGTTGAGCGGCCTCGGTTCTGTCGAACTTCAAGGTTCCACCTTGTTGATCAGCGGTGACGGCGGCGATTACTCGGGCAATATCGTGGGTTCCGGCGTGATTCGCAAGACGGGTGTCGGAACGCAGAAGATTACCGGGAACGGTAATGAAATGGTTGCCATTGAAATGGGCGATGCCAAGGACAAGACGAATACGCTTATCCTGAGCAATGCGTATTCGACGATGAATTATCGTGCCCTCTCTGTTGGCGATGCAGCGAACAATGTAGCCAATACGTTGATTGTCGAAGGTTCTCTCCAGACTCCCGAAACAACGGTTTCCAAGAATGGCGTGCTTTCCATCGGCAATGAAAAATACGAAAACAACCCCTATCCGAGCTTGATCAAGGGCCAGCTGACCACGGACAAGTTGACGATGGAACGTGGCGGTACGGTTTCTCTGGCGATGGACAAGGCTCAGATCGATACTCTGGCTCAGACCTCGTCGACGATCCTGAACGTGAAGGAAATGCATCTTCCGGCCAACGGTTTGACGGAACTCAACCTGAACACGCTGGGCAGCCAGTTCGACTGGAAGGGATCGGAATATACGATTAATCTGATGACGGCCGAAAGCGGATTGACCGAAGGTTCTCTCTCCCAGATTGACGTGACGATGTCCGGTCTGCTGGGGAACAAGAATTTGGAATACTTCATTTCCGGCGTGACGCTCAAGGATGGCAAGACCGTTCAGGTGAAGGTTGTTTCCAGCGGCAGGAACGGGATTCTCCGCTATGCCAATTCGAACAACTCCACCCAGGCCGCACAGGCTCTGTGGGCGGCTCGTTACGCCTTGAACGGCGGCACGACGCTTAGCAACATCATCGACGCCGTGATCGCCGCCGAAACGAAGTACGGCATGACAGCCGACCAGGCTACCGCGACACTGTCCGCCGTTGCCGGGAGTTCCGTGACGGCTCTGGTGGGATCTCAGCACGATGACCTCCTGCAGCAGGTCAAGTGGGTTCGCAACCGCGTTGCTCAAATGGGGCTTAATCCGGACGTGAACTATGATTCCGCTCCCTACGTCAATGCCTGGGTTCAGGCCAACGGCGGTTACGGGAAGCTCTCCTCCAGCGGAGACAAGGCCGGTTACACGATGGACACCTGGGGTGCAACTCTCGGTTGCGATGTTGACATCAACTCCCACCTCACGGTTGGCGGCGCGTTGACGGCAAATCGTTCCAATCTGTCCACTTCCGGCTATGACAATGGATCCGGAGACAATGATGGTACGTATTTCAACCTCTTCCTTCGCGGGCAGAAGAAGGCCTGGGGCCATACCCTGATCTTCACTACCGGCTGGAATGATGCGACGATGAACCGCACGATGAACGTGCCGGGACTGGATCCGATCCATACGCAGGGTTCTACCTCCGGCAGCAGCTTCGGCCTCTTCTATGAAGCCACGTACGACATCAAGATGAACGAAGAAAAGGGTACGATCCTTCAGCC
- a CDS encoding Gfo/Idh/MocA family oxidoreductase, which translates to MDTSSSRRRFLQTLGLASGAIAAGGLITPARAQESAAGQIVVPNPDMIGPSTDWTPRPAGSKYMGGFRAPKLDVVKVAFVGVGERGSMHVSQMCSIEGAEVVGICDLYEARCEHNAATVEKKTGKRPPIFCKGDQDYLRMFKEVKPDAVIICPSWEWHARITCDAMKNHIHAFTEVPIAIKMDELWDIVNTCEACQVHCMQMENVNYGREELMFLNMVRQGVIGDLLHGEAAYIHELRGQMYQDTPGKGNAGTGSWRTYHYAEHNGNLYPTHGLGPVAQYMNLARTDDNFGRLVSFSSPSIGRALFAKKNFPADHKWNKLDFKGGDMNTSIIKTTMGRTILVEWDETSPRPYSRMNLIQGVLGTLAGFPTRVAGEKLGNGNYHAWIEGNEALAPIYEKYDHPLWKRLGDLAKKMGGHGGMDFIMLYRMIECLRKGEPMDQNVYEGAFWSAVTPLSETSVAQGGMPQVFPDFTRGDWKTTAPLGIVQ; encoded by the coding sequence ATGGATACATCTTCATCTCGCCGTCGATTCCTCCAGACTCTCGGTCTGGCATCAGGAGCCATTGCCGCAGGAGGCCTCATCACTCCTGCAAGAGCCCAGGAATCCGCCGCCGGCCAAATCGTTGTCCCCAATCCCGACATGATCGGGCCCTCCACCGATTGGACACCCCGTCCCGCCGGTTCCAAATATATGGGAGGCTTCCGCGCTCCCAAGCTTGACGTCGTCAAGGTAGCCTTCGTCGGCGTTGGCGAACGCGGTTCAATGCACGTCAGCCAAATGTGCTCGATCGAAGGAGCCGAAGTCGTCGGCATTTGCGACCTTTACGAAGCCCGTTGCGAACACAACGCAGCCACCGTTGAAAAGAAGACCGGCAAACGCCCCCCCATCTTCTGCAAAGGCGACCAGGACTACCTCCGCATGTTCAAGGAAGTCAAGCCGGATGCCGTCATCATCTGCCCCAGCTGGGAATGGCACGCCCGCATCACCTGCGACGCGATGAAGAACCACATCCACGCATTCACGGAAGTCCCCATCGCCATCAAGATGGACGAACTCTGGGACATCGTCAACACCTGCGAAGCCTGCCAGGTTCACTGCATGCAGATGGAAAACGTCAACTATGGGCGTGAAGAGCTCATGTTCCTCAACATGGTTCGCCAAGGCGTCATCGGCGACCTTCTGCACGGCGAAGCCGCCTACATCCATGAACTCCGCGGACAAATGTATCAGGACACCCCCGGTAAAGGCAATGCCGGCACCGGTTCATGGAGAACCTACCACTACGCCGAACACAATGGCAACCTGTACCCGACACACGGTCTCGGTCCCGTTGCCCAGTACATGAACCTCGCGCGTACGGATGATAACTTCGGCCGCCTCGTCTCCTTCTCAAGCCCCTCCATCGGACGCGCCCTGTTCGCCAAGAAGAACTTCCCCGCCGACCACAAGTGGAACAAGCTCGACTTCAAGGGCGGCGACATGAACACATCCATCATCAAGACCACGATGGGACGCACTATCCTCGTGGAATGGGATGAAACCAGTCCGCGCCCCTACTCCCGCATGAACCTCATCCAGGGCGTCCTGGGTACGCTTGCCGGATTCCCGACCCGCGTAGCCGGTGAAAAACTGGGGAACGGCAACTACCATGCATGGATCGAAGGCAACGAAGCCCTTGCTCCGATTTACGAAAAATACGATCACCCCCTCTGGAAGCGCCTCGGCGACCTCGCCAAAAAAATGGGCGGACACGGCGGCATGGATTTCATCATGCTCTACCGCATGATCGAATGCCTCCGCAAGGGTGAACCCATGGATCAAAACGTCTACGAAGGCGCCTTCTGGTCTGCCGTAACCCCGCTTTCCGAAACCTCCGTTGCCCAAGGCGGCATGCCGCAGGTCTTCCCGGATTTCACCCGCGGCGACTGGAAGACGACCGCCCCCCTCGGCATCGTTCAATAA